In the genome of Vanacampus margaritifer isolate UIUO_Vmar chromosome 1, RoL_Vmar_1.0, whole genome shotgun sequence, one region contains:
- the cfap221 gene encoding cilia- and flagella-associated protein 221 isoform X1 has product MALSAPLTPLPLAQLVEDGRSSVPNHLLESKIYVKEKSNGLIQVDPSELHFSGFKLEKDYVKSVKLINISSRVLNIHIIPTQTKHFRTNYAKKCRLIPGLAYTVKVKFCPHEWTRVSDCIRVHCEDDENLLIPVHAYPATAHVHIPTRVDLPAAPLGQSVSHIIPLSCRSPADLEFEVDLIQPHEAFSIHPLTGVIPANGQSKITITFRPCRYETCQVTVRLLVSQFNTKSYLCTVTGSSAPLLAFRERALQDMPAKSKGSLPAIQVQSPVKLKIAKDAVKPKGALGCPTGSKPAPKPLVDASTHAGVAKMLQKDSSKLGVEHPSVGLQNRQKKEALFLKRVQQNVKEEQINRLKLQVHLGKDPVSGSTRSQVLEDRLIALQQYKVTKGDVRREEDFTSGPPKLYSIRLICDAGQVPKGAPSFQFHPSFQWALKQRALKLFQQAARRVVMQCRMKRTLALWRNLPDAAAGLLSANKVEEEEACVMKISPERIFPSSFPLFSDEADPLALDFSALPVDAVDVRVTTHVPTFKLQVPQYYKLMGYQPVSAWEAFNAFIPTTLTRPLRTGYPEAGSQSPIPGEEDAQDASDLNFTLPSTLLRTIQTHPLRIFNPAPGLQAYKPTPKYLESDVDFHLCPLPRYSSPEGHTNGMVSQTVQMQTQGPKGAVTGLKTWDNFDLVTATCVSRQATLTSNILHGSADYNKDIFPVTSPAAFTQPPDYLSGCTDKRCEVTLTPEMIKKDFLSGFQ; this is encoded by the exons ATGGCCCTCTCTGCTCCCCTCACGCCACTACCTCTTGCCCAGTTGGTGGAGGATGGAAGAAGCAGCGTGCCAAACCATCTACTGGAGTCCA AAATATATGTCAAAGAAAAGAGCAATGGCCTGATCCAAGTGGATCCTTCTGAACTTCATTTTAGTGGCTTCAAACTAGAGAAGGACTATGTGAAGAGCGTG AAACTCATCAACATCTCATCTAGAGTGCTAAATATTCACATCATTCCCACACAAACCAAGCATTTCCGAACAAACTACGCCAAAAAG TGTCGTCTCATTCCTGGCCTCGCCTACACAGTGAAGGTCAAATTCTGTCCCCACGAGTGGACCCGTGTCTCCGACTGTATTCGGGTTCACTGTGAG GATGATGAGAATCTTTTAATTCCAGTCCACGCTTACCCTGCTACCGCTCATGTCCATATCCCAACACGCGTTGACCTACCAGCTGCACCACTTGGACagag TGTTAGCCACATCATTCCATTGAGCTGCAGATCTCCCGCTGATTTGGAGTTTGAAGTGGACCTTATTCAGCCACATGAGGCCTTTTCCATCCACCCACTCACAG GTGTGATCCCAGCCAATGGTCAATCAAAGATCACCATTACTTTCAGACCCTGCCGCTATGAGACTTGTCAGGTTACTGTTCGGCTGCTCGTCTCACAATTCAACACCAAATCCTACCTTTGTACTGTTACTGGAAGCTCCGCCCCTCTTCTTGCGTTCAG GGAGCGTGCTCTTCAGGACATGCCTGCCAAAAGTAAAGGATCTTTACCAGCCATCCAAGTCCAAAGTCCAGTCAAACTAAAGATTGCCAAGGATGCCGTCAAGCCCAAG GGTGCCTTAGGATGTCCAACTGGGAGTAAGCCAGCACCAAAGCCACTTGTGGATGCCTCCACCCACGCAGGGGTGGCAAAGATGTTGCAGAAGGACAGCAGCAAACTTGGTGTTGAACACCCAAGTGTGG GTCTGCAGAACAGGCAGAAGAAGGAGGCTCTTTTCCTAAAAAGGGTTCAACAAAATGTTAAAGAAGAGCAAATCAACCGCCTGAAATT ACAAGTCCACCTGGGTAAAGATCCAGTGTCAGGGTCGACCAGGAGCCAAGTACTAGAGGACAGACTGATTGCATTACAACAATAcaag GTCACGAAGGGAGATGTAAGGCGAGAGGAAGACTTTACCAGTGGGCCACCAAAACTCTACTCAATACGACTAATTTGTGATGCAGGGCAG GTCCCCAAGGGAGCCCCATCTTTCCAGTTTCACCCCAGCTTTCAGTGGGCGCTAAAACAGAGGGCCCTAAAACTCTTCCAGCAGGCAGCGCGcagg GTTGTGATGCAGTGTCGCATGAAGCGGACCCTGGCCTTGTGGAGGAATCTACCAGACGCTGCGGCAGGCTTGCTCTCGGCCAATAAAG TCGAAGAGGAAGAGGCATGTGTTATGAAGATCTCTCCAGAAAGAATCTTTCCGTCTTCCTTCCCACTTTTCTCAGATGAAGCTGATCCGCTG GCTCTTGACTTTTCTGCTTTGCCTGTGGATGCTGTTGATGTAAGGGTGACAACACATGTTCCCACCTTCAAGCTCCAA GTTCCTCAGTACTACAAGCTGATGGGCTACCAGCCCGTGTCAGCCTGGGAAGCCTTCAATGCCTTCATTCCCACGACCTTAACCCGACCACTTCGCACTGGATATCCA GAGGCTGGTTCCCAGTCACCCATACCAGGAGAGGAGGACGCGCAAGATGCAAGTGATCTGAACTTCACTCTCCCGAGCACTCTCCTTCGAACCATTCAGACACACCCACTCAGAATCTtc AACCCAGCTCCTGGCCTCCAGGCCTACAAGCCAACCCCGAAATACCTTGAAAGTGATGTGGACTTTCACCTCTGCCCATTGCCACG TTATTCATCACCTGAGGGCCACACAAATGGAATGGTGTCACAAACTGTACAAATGCAGACTCAGGGCCCAAAG GGAGCAGTTACAGGGTTGAAGACATGGGACAATTTTGATTTGGTAACCGCAACATGTGTGTCCAGACAGGCTACGCTGACCAGTAACATCCTGCATGG TTCTGCTGACTACAACAAAGACATCTTTCCTGTCACATCACCTGCTGCTTTCACCCAGCCTCCTGATTATCTCTCAGGATGCACAGACAAAAG GTGTGAAGTGACACTAACCCCGGAGATGATCAAGAAAGATTTCCTTTCTGGTTTCCAGTGA
- the cfap221 gene encoding cilia- and flagella-associated protein 221 isoform X2, translated as MSISQHALTYQLHHLDRGVCLCVVSHIIPLSCRSPADLEFEVDLIQPHEAFSIHPLTGVIPANGQSKITITFRPCRYETCQVTVRLLVSQFNTKSYLCTVTGSSAPLLAFRERALQDMPAKSKGSLPAIQVQSPVKLKIAKDAVKPKGALGCPTGSKPAPKPLVDASTHAGVAKMLQKDSSKLGVEHPSVGLQNRQKKEALFLKRVQQNVKEEQINRLKLQVHLGKDPVSGSTRSQVLEDRLIALQQYKVTKGDVRREEDFTSGPPKLYSIRLICDAGQVPKGAPSFQFHPSFQWALKQRALKLFQQAARRVVMQCRMKRTLALWRNLPDAAAGLLSANKVEEEEACVMKISPERIFPSSFPLFSDEADPLALDFSALPVDAVDVRVTTHVPTFKLQVPQYYKLMGYQPVSAWEAFNAFIPTTLTRPLRTGYPEAGSQSPIPGEEDAQDASDLNFTLPSTLLRTIQTHPLRIFNPAPGLQAYKPTPKYLESDVDFHLCPLPRYSSPEGHTNGMVSQTVQMQTQGPKGAVTGLKTWDNFDLVTATCVSRQATLTSNILHGSADYNKDIFPVTSPAAFTQPPDYLSGCTDKRCEVTLTPEMIKKDFLSGFQ; from the exons ATGTCCATATCCCAACACGCGTTGACCTACCAGCTGCACCACTTGGACagaggtgtgtgtttgtgtgt TGTTAGCCACATCATTCCATTGAGCTGCAGATCTCCCGCTGATTTGGAGTTTGAAGTGGACCTTATTCAGCCACATGAGGCCTTTTCCATCCACCCACTCACAG GTGTGATCCCAGCCAATGGTCAATCAAAGATCACCATTACTTTCAGACCCTGCCGCTATGAGACTTGTCAGGTTACTGTTCGGCTGCTCGTCTCACAATTCAACACCAAATCCTACCTTTGTACTGTTACTGGAAGCTCCGCCCCTCTTCTTGCGTTCAG GGAGCGTGCTCTTCAGGACATGCCTGCCAAAAGTAAAGGATCTTTACCAGCCATCCAAGTCCAAAGTCCAGTCAAACTAAAGATTGCCAAGGATGCCGTCAAGCCCAAG GGTGCCTTAGGATGTCCAACTGGGAGTAAGCCAGCACCAAAGCCACTTGTGGATGCCTCCACCCACGCAGGGGTGGCAAAGATGTTGCAGAAGGACAGCAGCAAACTTGGTGTTGAACACCCAAGTGTGG GTCTGCAGAACAGGCAGAAGAAGGAGGCTCTTTTCCTAAAAAGGGTTCAACAAAATGTTAAAGAAGAGCAAATCAACCGCCTGAAATT ACAAGTCCACCTGGGTAAAGATCCAGTGTCAGGGTCGACCAGGAGCCAAGTACTAGAGGACAGACTGATTGCATTACAACAATAcaag GTCACGAAGGGAGATGTAAGGCGAGAGGAAGACTTTACCAGTGGGCCACCAAAACTCTACTCAATACGACTAATTTGTGATGCAGGGCAG GTCCCCAAGGGAGCCCCATCTTTCCAGTTTCACCCCAGCTTTCAGTGGGCGCTAAAACAGAGGGCCCTAAAACTCTTCCAGCAGGCAGCGCGcagg GTTGTGATGCAGTGTCGCATGAAGCGGACCCTGGCCTTGTGGAGGAATCTACCAGACGCTGCGGCAGGCTTGCTCTCGGCCAATAAAG TCGAAGAGGAAGAGGCATGTGTTATGAAGATCTCTCCAGAAAGAATCTTTCCGTCTTCCTTCCCACTTTTCTCAGATGAAGCTGATCCGCTG GCTCTTGACTTTTCTGCTTTGCCTGTGGATGCTGTTGATGTAAGGGTGACAACACATGTTCCCACCTTCAAGCTCCAA GTTCCTCAGTACTACAAGCTGATGGGCTACCAGCCCGTGTCAGCCTGGGAAGCCTTCAATGCCTTCATTCCCACGACCTTAACCCGACCACTTCGCACTGGATATCCA GAGGCTGGTTCCCAGTCACCCATACCAGGAGAGGAGGACGCGCAAGATGCAAGTGATCTGAACTTCACTCTCCCGAGCACTCTCCTTCGAACCATTCAGACACACCCACTCAGAATCTtc AACCCAGCTCCTGGCCTCCAGGCCTACAAGCCAACCCCGAAATACCTTGAAAGTGATGTGGACTTTCACCTCTGCCCATTGCCACG TTATTCATCACCTGAGGGCCACACAAATGGAATGGTGTCACAAACTGTACAAATGCAGACTCAGGGCCCAAAG GGAGCAGTTACAGGGTTGAAGACATGGGACAATTTTGATTTGGTAACCGCAACATGTGTGTCCAGACAGGCTACGCTGACCAGTAACATCCTGCATGG TTCTGCTGACTACAACAAAGACATCTTTCCTGTCACATCACCTGCTGCTTTCACCCAGCCTCCTGATTATCTCTCAGGATGCACAGACAAAAG GTGTGAAGTGACACTAACCCCGGAGATGATCAAGAAAGATTTCCTTTCTGGTTTCCAGTGA